A stretch of DNA from Candidatus Thermokryptus mobilis:
GTATATTTGGGAATATATATTTCACTTTGCACGCAGGGGAAAAGATAGCCAAAACGCATTGAATTTGCGAGGAAATCGCCAACTTTCTTGTAGTCGTTTAGCCCGAGAAGCTGAGTAAGTTTTGATGTTAAAGCTGCCCATAGAAGTTTGCCTGGCACATATGGTCTTGTTTTGTAAAAATGCATTATTTTGTGGAATCCTACATGAAGTGGGGATTTCAGGCAAAATGTCCATTCAAAAAGATGCCAGTTCATTTATATTACTCCATTCTTTCATTGATTCTCAGGAAGATTTTGAAAGTGCCTTTGCATGATATCTTGCGTATATTAGTGATTTCTCAAGCATTTGAATAGCGAGTATAAGGTCTTCAAGTCTTGAAGCAAGTCCATTATCTTTTCGTATTTCTTCAAGTAAGTCAGTATTGTTAGTATTGCTAATAAGGTTTAGTTCGTTTAGTAATTTGGTTGTTATTTCTGTTATCTTTTTAGCGCCATTACTTTCAGCGCTTCCTCGTGATTCACAGAAGAGTGCGAAGGCATATAGTCCTTGTTCTTGTAGCACTCCCAGGGCTTTTGTGAGCAAAGATTCTGCTTTTTTAGCATCTGAATTAAAAGCTTGGCTAACCTTCTCAGCAAATTCATATCCGTATTTTGCACAAAGTTTGTCAAGGTTTTTCATTTTAACAATCCTCCTTATTTAAGGTTGAGAATTTTTAATCTTCCCATACCTCTTGTACCCATTCCGCCGATGCCAAGAGTTTCAAATAGTTTCAGACCTTTCTCTACTTGAGTTTTAACCCATGAAGTTCCTACATCTCCGTTGTCTTCTGTTTTGAGTTCTTTTCCTGAGATTCTGAATGTTTTTCCTGAGTTATAGGCAATTTCAAATTTTAGGATAGTTCCTCTTGGGATAGCTTCATAGGTAAAAAGGGCGCGGTCTTCAGCTGTTCCTGTTTGTGGGTCAATGCTAACTGAGGTTCTAACTTCAAGGTTGCTATTAACTATTAAAGAAAATAGGGTATCTGAAACAAGAACTAATCTTTGTTTAACAATTTCAGGTATATCGGGGAAGTCGGAATTCGTGATATTACCTTTACCATTTTCTTTTTTCAACATGAGCCATCCAAAGTTAAGTCTCTCTTTATTTCGCAATTGATCTCCCAGTGGATAAAATCCTTCAGCTGGGGCTGCAAATTGTTGTTGTAGTCCTAATCCTTCCAGAGCCATTGGCGAAGTTACCCATATAGGGCCTATCATTGATGCGACGGGGAAGAAGAGGATATGGGCATCAAAGAATTGGGCGAGTCCTTGCATGCTGTAGCCTGTTCCTTTTGAGAATCCGTAAGGTATGCAGACGGGGCAAGCGGGGTCTGGTATGCCACAGTGTTTTTCACCACCTTCTCCTCCGCGTCCGGCGCAGGAATATTCGGTGTTGTTGGACTTCCACAGGTATCTACCTGTAACCATTGCTGTGTAAGCCCTTGCGGAACCACTTAGGCTTGTCCCTGGGATCTTTGGAAGATTTGTTCCTGGCTCTCTAATTATTGGTAAATCAACCCTTCCTAATCTTGACCCACCTGATCCCACATGGATTGGGTCAAGGGCTATCGCGTAGTATTTTTTAATTTCGCAATTACTGAACATTATTATACCCCCTCTGTTTTAGGTTTTATTTTTCTTACTTGAAGATTCCAGTGGAGACAAAGGTCTAAGGCGCCATCTTTTGTTGCTTCAAAAAGTTTATCAAAGAGGTTTTTCTCATTTTGGGGGGAGATTTTCAAAATATTTGTAAGACAGGACCTGACGAAATCTTCCCATACTGAATCTCCGCGGTAATCTTCGTATCTTTTCTTTACTTCCTGCCAGAAGGCATAAAGCTGAGAGATGCCTAATCCTTTTGATTTTAAGATACGCTGTATATCT
This window harbors:
- a CDS encoding type III-B CRISPR module-associated protein Cmr5; the encoded protein is MKNLDKLCAKYGYEFAEKVSQAFNSDAKKAESLLTKALGVLQEQGLYAFALFCESRGSAESNGAKKITEITTKLLNELNLISNTNNTDLLEEIRKDNGLASRLEDLILAIQMLEKSLIYARYHAKALSKSS
- a CDS encoding RAMP superfamily CRISPR-associated protein translates to MFSNCEIKKYYAIALDPIHVGSGGSRLGRVDLPIIREPGTNLPKIPGTSLSGSARAYTAMVTGRYLWKSNNTEYSCAGRGGEGGEKHCGIPDPACPVCIPYGFSKGTGYSMQGLAQFFDAHILFFPVASMIGPIWVTSPMALEGLGLQQQFAAPAEGFYPLGDQLRNKERLNFGWLMLKKENGKGNITNSDFPDIPEIVKQRLVLVSDTLFSLIVNSNLEVRTSVSIDPQTGTAEDRALFTYEAIPRGTILKFEIAYNSGKTFRISGKELKTEDNGDVGTSWVKTQVEKGLKLFETLGIGGMGTRGMGRLKILNLK